In Bacteroidales bacterium, the genomic stretch GGTATTGATTTTGCTTTGAGATAGTATCCCCATAACCGGGAAATAGCCAGTAATTATTGATTCGATTCTTAAATCCTGATGGGAGCCGGCTTATTTTACCCTGATTACCATCAAAACAACATCTTCTTTATATTGCGGAGGGAAAAATGTCCATTCGCTGTCGGTAACGTTTATCGTATCAGTTAGCAAGGTATCGCCTGTTACCGGAGAAATATAACGGATGGAATAGGTTCCCGATGGTAGTTCAATAGGGAGTGATGATACATTTTCCTGCCCCATGTAAACCAGGTAATTTCTGCCCTTTTCAGCAAGACCAAAGATTTCGTTTCTGTCAGTTGGTAATGGTTTCATTTTTACAAAAGGCATGGAATACAAACAATCTTTCAATATTCTCAGCTGTTTTCTGAAAGCCGGCCCTCCCCAGCCGGGGTTACCATCCGGAATAGGCCAGGTTCCGTCTTCAAAGCCAACCACAAAAGAGTAATCCAGATTGTTGTATAGTCCGCCACCTGAAAGAAGAAACTTCCATGCCTGAGAGCGGTAAAGATAATCCCGGTGGGGCATAAAACCGGTTTCATCGAGGGCGATCACTTTATTCAGGTTGTAGTTCCATCTGACAGCTTCAGGCAATGCATAGTGGAAATTAAAAACGGAAACGAGGGAATCAGGAGTTGAAATTTTTGCCCTGAAATTCGAAATGTTTTCCGAAATCAGATGCCGGTTGGACAACCGGCTCTCGGTTTCGGCAATTATACCGGCTATGTGGTGCTGCCATGCACGGGAAACCGGATTGGCTATTTCGGCCAGTTTTTGCCAGGCAAACGGATGCGTTTTGTTGTCGCTGGGAACAATTTCCTGCAGACAGGGGTGGTCAGACCAAGGTTCATTCTGTATTTCATAGATGATGTTATCAAATTCATTAAGTTCTGTTACAATTTTTTGAATATACCGCTCCTGGAAAATGAGCATATCAGAGTTATACAAGGTATTTGCCAGTTTATAGTCTTTGGGTTCCTGGAGGTTAATATTGTTTGCCGGATTCAGAGGATTGTATGACCAGATCGATGCATTGTAGATGGAACTGGAAAGGGTGACTTCCACTACGATTCCCCTGAGGGATGCTTCATTCACAAACTGTCTGAGCCGTTTAAAATATTCCTCATTCCACTGGTTGAGATCATAAACTCCGGGGGAGGAGGTTTCTCCGTCTTTTATTTTTTTCCATGGTGCCAGATAGGACTCTTTACGCGGATTCATGGTGTTCCGTTCAATGCCAAACGTAGCGTCATTCATTTCCAGGTGCCCTGAACAAAAGATCCGGGTGTAATTAAAACCCTCTTTCTGAAGGGCATTG encodes the following:
- a CDS encoding cellulase family glycosylhydrolase — encoded protein: MKIRFQFLLVVLTLPFLLKAQKSVPLCLHPENPHYFLFRGKPTILIASAEHYGSVMNRDFDFIKYLNALQKEGFNYTRIFCSGHLEMNDATFGIERNTMNPRKESYLAPWKKIKDGETSSPGVYDLNQWNEEYFKRLRQFVNEASLRGIVVEVTLSSSIYNASIWSYNPLNPANNINLQEPKDYKLANTLYNSDMLIFQERYIQKIVTELNEFDNIIYEIQNEPWSDHPCLQEIVPSDNKTHPFAWQKLAEIANPVSRAWQHHIAGIIAETESRLSNRHLISENISNFRAKISTPDSLVSVFNFHYALPEAVRWNYNLNKVIALDETGFMPHRDYLYRSQAWKFLLSGGGLYNNLDYSFVVGFEDGTWPIPDGNPGWGGPAFRKQLRILKDCLYSMPFVKMKPLPTDRNEIFGLAEKGRNYLVYMGQENVSSLPIELPSGTYSIRYISPVTGDTLLTDTINVTDSEWTFFPPQYKEDVVLMVIRVK